From the Manihot esculenta cultivar AM560-2 chromosome 3, M.esculenta_v8, whole genome shotgun sequence genome, one window contains:
- the LOC110612035 gene encoding uncharacterized protein LOC110612035 gives MKITGKPHSTPTFPGAYIASKARNPQPHPDLKTALKPRRRTRNPSLIRSKRTRTPVGRRSRPETPFLKWKIEDRERKLRLDDYDDELEEKLETGARKGRRKISRAVSARKLAAGLWRLQPPETMNAGVGERRRDRSGFQPGGGHMGISFIPHQSEEVNDSEIQDPLQSPSYVSGLKNRFLCKLEPSFQFSNSAMESATKWDPVCLETLDEARQIYSHMKHLDQQVSAVSVVSALEVELEQARRRIQELEAERQSSKKKLEHFLKKVTEEKAAWRSREHEKIRAFIGDIKADLNRERKNRQRLEIINSKLVNEMADVKVSVKRLMLDYEKERKSRELVEEVCDELAKEIGEDKAEVEELKRESLKLREEVDEERKMLQMAEVWREERVQMKLIDAKVAIEEKYSHMNKLVADLENFLRSRSAASDLKEMREAESLVHAAAAVSIQDIKDFKYVPPNPDDIFSVFEEVNSGEPNEREIEQCVAYSPASHASKIHTVSPEVNIMNKDGSHRHSDAYLDQNGDVEDDESGWETVSHLEDQGSSYSPEGSFPSVNKNCRDSNVSGSGTEWEEKAFDETPISEISELCSVPTRQLKKVSSIVKLWRSYPNNGDNYKIIAVDGMNSRLSNGRKSNGGIVSPDRGSGKGELSPDLVGQWSSPDSGNPHITRGMKGCIEWPRGMHKNSLKAKLMEARMESQKVQLRHVLKQKI, from the exons ATGAAGATTACCGGGAAACCGCATTCCACGCCGACATTTCCGGGCGCCTATATTGCTTCTAAAGCTCGGAACCCGCAGCCTCATCCAGATCTCAAAACCGCTCTCAAGCCTCGACGTAGGACCCGCAATCCTAGTCTTATCCGATCGAAGAGAACCAGAACTCCAGTTGGGAGACGGAGCCGACCAGAGACGCCTTTTCTAAAATGGAAGATCgaagatagagagagaaagCTTAGACTTGATGACTATGACGACGAGCTGGAGGAGAAGCTCGAGACTGGTGCCCGTAAAGGTCGCCGGAAAATCTCGAGGGCGGTGTCTGCGAGGAAGCTGGCAGCTGGATTGTGGCGCTTACAGCCGCCGGAGACTATGAACGCAGGCGTCGGTGAGAGGAGGAGGGATCGATCAGGGTTTCAG CCTGGTGGTGGTCACATGGGCATCTCATTTATACCTCATCAAAGCGAGGAAGTAAATGATTCTGAAATACAAGATCCTTTACAAAGTCCAAGTTATGTATCTGGTTTAAAGAATAGATTCTTGTGTAAG CTTGAACCTTCGTTCCAGTTTTCCAACTCAGCAATGGAGAGCGCAACTAAGTGGGACCCTGTCTGCTTGGAAACATTAGATGAGGCTCGCCAGATTTATAGCCACATGAAGCATCTTGATCAACAAGTAAGTGCTGTATCAGTGGTTTCTGCACTTGAAGTGGAGCTAGAGCAGGCCCGAAGACGCATTCAGGAGCTAGAGGCTGAGCGCCAGTCCTCAAAAAAGAAACTGGAGCACTTCTTGAAGAAAGTCACTGAAGAAAAAGCTGCATGGAGGAGCAGAGAGCATGAGAAAATTCGTGCATTTATCGGTGATATTAAAGCTGATTTGAACCGTGAAAGGAAAAATCGCCAACGGTTGGAAATTATTAATTCCAAATTGGTTAATGAGATGGCTGATGTGAAGGTTTCAGTAAAGCGACTTATGCTGGATtatgaaaaagagagaaaatccAGAGAATTGGTTGAGGAAGTGTGTGATGAGCTTGCTAAGGAAATTGGAGAGGACAAGGCTGAAGTTGAAGAATTAAAGAGGGAGTCATTGAAACTGCGGGAAGAAGTGGATGAGGAAAGGAAGATGTTGCAGATGGCTGAGGTGTGGCGTGAAGAACGCGTTCAAATGAAGCTGATTGATGCAAAGGTGGCAATTGAAGAGAAGTATTCTCATATGAACAAGCTTGTTGCAGATTTAGAAAATTTTCTAAGATCCAGAAGTGCAGCCTCAGATTTGAAGGAAATGAGAGAAGCAGAATCGCTTGTACATGCTGCTGCGGCTGTGAGTATTCAGGACATAAAGGACTTCAAATATGTGCCGCCTAATCCAGATGATATTTTCTCTGTTTTTGAAGAAGTTAATTCTGGTGAACCTAATGAGAGGGAGATTGAGCAATGCGTTGCTTACAGTCCTGCCAGTCATGCCTCAAAAATTCATACCGTGAGTCCTGAAGTGAACATCATGAACAAGGATGGCAGCCATAGGCATTCTGATGCATATCTTGATCAGAATGGTGATGTAGAAGATGATGAGAGTGGGTGGGAAACTGTGAGCCATCTTGAGGACCAAGGCTCAAGCTATTCACCAGAAGGGAGTTTCCCATCAGTGAACAAGAATTGCAGGGACAGCAATGTCTCAGGGAGTGGAACAGAATGGGAAGAAAAAGCATTTGATGAAACCCCAATTAGTGAAATCAGCGAACTCTGTTCTGTGCCAACAAGACAGCTGAAGAAGGTTTCATCCATTGTGAAGCTTTGGAGATCGTACCCAAACAATGGGGATAACTACAAAATAATAGCAGTAGACGGAATGAACAGTAGGCTTTCAAACGGAAGGAAATCTAATGGAGGCATTGTGTCTCCAGATAGAGGGTCTGGTAAAGGTGAACTCAGCCCGGATTTAGTCGGGCAATGGAGTTCACCCGACTCAGGTAACCCTCACATAACTCGAGGAATGAAAGGTTGTATCGAATGGCCACGTGGAATGCATAAGAACAGCTTGAAGGCAAAGCTTATGGAGGCAAGGATGGAGAGCCAGAAAGTCCAATTGCGCCATGTTCTTAAACAGAAGATCTAG
- the LOC110611014 gene encoding NEP1-interacting protein-like 1 isoform X1, whose translation MADRWFTGMVKALLRCQEAVSLWVLAAMEGFVTGIFIGVMKKVIFAAFTCIFALGGAAVGTVIGAMKGQTTETGFFRGSGIGAVSGAITAFQLLESAADGEPLSKVALFYSLMNGKVFMEWVSLAVLKAYQWQISELETTDREITEIYDTSGNGGLSKNCIQKLPQLEFQSNHQFCCSICLQDLKDGDWIRELPNCGHLFHMDCIDKWLCRNGSCPMCRIFACNDSCILHM comes from the exons ATGGCAGATAGGTGGTTTACTGGTATGGTAAAGGCTTTACTGAGGTGTCAAGAGGCTGTTTCTTTGTGGGTTCTTGCAGCAATGGAGGGTTTTGTAACTGGGATTTTTATTGGAGTTATGAAGAAAGTTATCTTTGCTGCTTTCACTTGTATTTTTGCATTAG GAGGGGCTGCAGTGGGCACTGTTATAGGAGCCATGAAAGGGCAGACAACAGAAACTGGGTTTTTTCGTGGGTCTGGAATAGGTGCTGTTTCAGGTGCTATCACCGCCTTTCAATTGCTTGAATCAGCTGCTGATGGCGAGCCATTGTCCAAG GTTGCTCTATTTTATAGCCTGATGAATGGGAAGGTGTTCATGGAATGGGTAAGTCTTGCAGTGCTAAAAGCTTATCAATGGCAA ATCAGTGAACTGGAAACCACTGACAGAGAAATTACAGAAATTTATGACACTAGTGGAAATGGAGGGTTATCCAAGAATTGCATTCAGAAGCTTCCTCAACTTGAATTCCAATCCAATCACCAATTCTGTTGCTCTATTTGCTTGCAG GATTTGAAGGATGGAGATTGGATAAGGGAACTTCCCAATTGTGGGCATTTGTTTCATATGGATTGCATAGATAAATGGTTGTGTAGAAATGGGTCTTGCCCAATGTGTAGAATTTTTGCTTGCAATGACTCATGTATTCTACATATGTAA
- the LOC110611014 gene encoding NEP1-interacting protein 2 isoform X4 — MADRWFTGMVKALLRCQEAVSLWVLAAMEGFVTGIFIGVMKKVIFAAFTCIFALGGAAVGTVIGAMKGQTTETGFFRGSGIGAVSGAITAFQLLESAADGEPLSKPDEWEGVHGMEIYDTSGNGGLSKNCIQKLPQLEFQSNHQFCCSICLQDLKDGDWIRELPNCGHLFHMDCIDKWLCRNGSCPMCRIFACNDSCILHM; from the exons ATGGCAGATAGGTGGTTTACTGGTATGGTAAAGGCTTTACTGAGGTGTCAAGAGGCTGTTTCTTTGTGGGTTCTTGCAGCAATGGAGGGTTTTGTAACTGGGATTTTTATTGGAGTTATGAAGAAAGTTATCTTTGCTGCTTTCACTTGTATTTTTGCATTAG GAGGGGCTGCAGTGGGCACTGTTATAGGAGCCATGAAAGGGCAGACAACAGAAACTGGGTTTTTTCGTGGGTCTGGAATAGGTGCTGTTTCAGGTGCTATCACCGCCTTTCAATTGCTTGAATCAGCTGCTGATGGCGAGCCATTGTCCAAG CCTGATGAATGGGAAGGTGTTCATGGAATGG AAATTTATGACACTAGTGGAAATGGAGGGTTATCCAAGAATTGCATTCAGAAGCTTCCTCAACTTGAATTCCAATCCAATCACCAATTCTGTTGCTCTATTTGCTTGCAG GATTTGAAGGATGGAGATTGGATAAGGGAACTTCCCAATTGTGGGCATTTGTTTCATATGGATTGCATAGATAAATGGTTGTGTAGAAATGGGTCTTGCCCAATGTGTAGAATTTTTGCTTGCAATGACTCATGTATTCTACATATGTAA
- the LOC110611014 gene encoding NEP1-interacting protein 2 isoform X3, whose translation MADRWFTGMVKALLRCQEAVSLWVLAAMEGFVTGIFIGVMKKVIFAAFTCIFALGGAAVGTVIGAMKGQTTETGFFRGSGIGAVSGAITAFQLLESAADGEPLSKPDEWEGVHGMGKSCSAKSLSMAKIYDTSGNGGLSKNCIQKLPQLEFQSNHQFCCSICLQDLKDGDWIRELPNCGHLFHMDCIDKWLCRNGSCPMCRIFACNDSCILHM comes from the exons ATGGCAGATAGGTGGTTTACTGGTATGGTAAAGGCTTTACTGAGGTGTCAAGAGGCTGTTTCTTTGTGGGTTCTTGCAGCAATGGAGGGTTTTGTAACTGGGATTTTTATTGGAGTTATGAAGAAAGTTATCTTTGCTGCTTTCACTTGTATTTTTGCATTAG GAGGGGCTGCAGTGGGCACTGTTATAGGAGCCATGAAAGGGCAGACAACAGAAACTGGGTTTTTTCGTGGGTCTGGAATAGGTGCTGTTTCAGGTGCTATCACCGCCTTTCAATTGCTTGAATCAGCTGCTGATGGCGAGCCATTGTCCAAG CCTGATGAATGGGAAGGTGTTCATGGAATGGGTAAGTCTTGCAGTGCTAAAAGCTTATCAATGGCAA AAATTTATGACACTAGTGGAAATGGAGGGTTATCCAAGAATTGCATTCAGAAGCTTCCTCAACTTGAATTCCAATCCAATCACCAATTCTGTTGCTCTATTTGCTTGCAG GATTTGAAGGATGGAGATTGGATAAGGGAACTTCCCAATTGTGGGCATTTGTTTCATATGGATTGCATAGATAAATGGTTGTGTAGAAATGGGTCTTGCCCAATGTGTAGAATTTTTGCTTGCAATGACTCATGTATTCTACATATGTAA
- the LOC110611014 gene encoding NEP1-interacting protein 2 isoform X2, whose product MADRWFTGMVKALLRCQEAVSLWVLAAMEGFVTGIFIGVMKKVIFAAFTCIFALGGAAVGTVIGAMKGQTTETGFFRGSGIGAVSGAITAFQLLESAADGEPLSKVALFYSLMNGKVFMEWISELETTDREITEIYDTSGNGGLSKNCIQKLPQLEFQSNHQFCCSICLQDLKDGDWIRELPNCGHLFHMDCIDKWLCRNGSCPMCRIFACNDSCILHM is encoded by the exons ATGGCAGATAGGTGGTTTACTGGTATGGTAAAGGCTTTACTGAGGTGTCAAGAGGCTGTTTCTTTGTGGGTTCTTGCAGCAATGGAGGGTTTTGTAACTGGGATTTTTATTGGAGTTATGAAGAAAGTTATCTTTGCTGCTTTCACTTGTATTTTTGCATTAG GAGGGGCTGCAGTGGGCACTGTTATAGGAGCCATGAAAGGGCAGACAACAGAAACTGGGTTTTTTCGTGGGTCTGGAATAGGTGCTGTTTCAGGTGCTATCACCGCCTTTCAATTGCTTGAATCAGCTGCTGATGGCGAGCCATTGTCCAAG GTTGCTCTATTTTATAGCCTGATGAATGGGAAGGTGTTCATGGAATGG ATCAGTGAACTGGAAACCACTGACAGAGAAATTACAGAAATTTATGACACTAGTGGAAATGGAGGGTTATCCAAGAATTGCATTCAGAAGCTTCCTCAACTTGAATTCCAATCCAATCACCAATTCTGTTGCTCTATTTGCTTGCAG GATTTGAAGGATGGAGATTGGATAAGGGAACTTCCCAATTGTGGGCATTTGTTTCATATGGATTGCATAGATAAATGGTTGTGTAGAAATGGGTCTTGCCCAATGTGTAGAATTTTTGCTTGCAATGACTCATGTATTCTACATATGTAA
- the LOC110612430 gene encoding RNA-binding protein rsd1, with the protein MDLGSSERDVEEVSHLQRQCGFTSAGELDVDLTGGREVQAEGCDFENSEAAYELEVDSNQLRRQGSSSVPDDFKIENLESPGDNSLSLPTELTYDQRVQPPLKDKDCQGEMDELSGSYFHKTSFQFMAKTSHSERGTEDSAHSQEFPITVDDSQAEKMEGKSNLDRSKTTDKGEVNVSEEKPNWQETEPKSGNNYSRNSPTESGRTDVAHSHPHSFGNADEHSPSPSTLRQMAVSPKKSLHIHQSPNGHGPLSSQEGFLKPSDSHISSRPRKSSSRERSRHKSRQSSSPIRCDQAKEVPSRDHLSFSTKQARASPHRSQHEDGSSQKRRHASPEFRESPRKYGRLEKSVSRSPIRKRDSLYGYRRDHRGRSRSISPYTRGRHRSPRARNFPRQRSPPGYHSGHHSPRRRPWVPPPNRRTGLGKPGNNLFVAGFSFLTTERDLERKFSRFGHVRDVRIVRDKRSGDSRGFGFLSMERDEDADAAIRALDETEWNGRIILVEKSKTH; encoded by the exons ATGGATTTGGGATCTTCTGAGAGAGATGTAGAAGAAGTTAGTCATCTCCAGAGACAATGTGGTTTCACATCTGCTGGAGAATTGGACGTTGACTTGACAGGTGGTAGAGAAGTACAGGCTGAGGGTTGTGATTTTGAAAACTCAGAGGCTGCTTATGAATTGGAAGTAGATTCAAACCAGTTGAGGAGACAGGGATCATCCTCTGTGCCTGATGATTTTAAGATTGAGAACTTGGAATCCCCTGGTGACAATTCCCTTTCACTTCCTACTGAATTAACCTATGATCAGAGGGTGCAGCCTCCATTAAAGGACAAAGATTGCCAAGGTGAGATGGATGAGTTAAGTGGAAGTTATTTTCATAAAACCTCATTTCAATTTATGGCAAAAACTTCTCACAGTGAGAGGGGAACTGAAGATTCTGCTCATTCACAGGAGTTTCCTATAACAGTAGATGACAGCCAGGCAGAGAAAATGGAGGGCAAATCTAACTTAGATAGGTCAAAAACAACTGATAAAGGGGAAGTGAATGTCTCTGAAGAAAAGCCAAACTGGCAGGAGACTGAACCTAAGAGTGGAAACAATTATTCAAGAAATTCCCCAACTGAAAGTGGGAGGACGGATGTAGCACATTCACATCCACATTCTTTTGGGAATGCTGATGAACATTCTCCATCACCATCAACGCTAAGACAAATGGCAGTTTCACCTAAAAAATCCCTGCACATACACCAGTCTCCCAATGGCCATGGACCACTGTCTTCACAAGAAGGTTTCTTAAAGCCATCTGATTCACATATATCGAGTAGACCTAGAAAATCTTCTTCGCGTGAAAGGTCTAGACACAAAAGTAGGCAATCTTCATCACCTATCCGGTGTGATCAGGCTAAAGAAGTCCCATCTCGAGATCATTTGTCTTTCTCTACGAAGCAAGCACGTGCCTCTCCACATAGGTCTCAGCATGAGGATGGCTCTTCTCAGAAGCGCAGACATGCATCACCAGAATTCCGTGAATCACCCAGAAAATATGGAAGACTTGAGAAATCGGTGTCACGATCACCCATTAGGAAAAGGGATTCCTTGTATGGATACAGGAGAGATCACCGTGGCAGGTCTCGATCAATTTCCCCATACACGAGAGGCCGTCACAGGTCCCCAAG GGCAAGGAATTTTCCAAGGCAAAGATCTCCTCCTGGATATCACTCCGGTCACCACTCTCCTCGTCGGAGACCCTGGGTTCCACCTCCTAATAGGAGAACAGGATTAGGGAAGCCTGGAAACAATTTATTTGTTGCAGGATTTAGCTTCTTGACTACAGAAAGAGATCTGGAAAGGAAATTTTCTAGGTTTGGACATGTACGAGATGTTCGTATTGTGCGGGATAAGAG GTCAGGAGATTCTCGCGGATTTGGTTTTTTATCAATGGAAAGGGATGAAGATGCGGATGCGGCAATTAGAGCCCTTGATGAGACTGAATGGAATGGTAGGATTATCCTTGTCGAGAAATCAAAAACTCATTGA
- the LOC110611260 gene encoding calcium-dependent protein kinase 33, producing MGLCLSKDKRTQPRFINDAAGIHNNKRSQEPIIYQSKSPPQPAYQLPSQPPAQTPRKPDAPAPSPKPVNGPDTILEKPYEDIKLFYKVGKELGRGQFGVTHLCIEISTGKQYACKSISKRKLVTKNDKEDMKREIQIMQHLSGQPNIVEFKGAYEDKQSVHLVMEICAGGELFDRIIAKGHYSEKEAATICRAIVNVVHACHFMGVMHRDLKPENFLLSSKDHNALLKATDFGLSVFIQEGKVYRDIVGSAYYVAPEVLRRRYGKEMDIWSAGVILYILLSGVPPFWAETEKGIFDAILKGDIDFDSQPWPSISSSAKDLVSRMLTQDPKKRITSAQVLDHPWLKEGGEASDKPIDSAVLSRMKQFRAMNKLKKMALKVIAENLCTEEIQGLKSMFANIDTDNSGTITYDELKAGLARLGSKLTEAEVKQLMEAADVDGNGTIDYIEFITATMHRHRLERDEHLYKAFQYFDKDNSGFITTDELETAMKDFGMGDDETIKEIISEVDTDNDGRINYEEFCTMMRTGNQHQGRLF from the exons ATGGGTCTCTGTTTAAGCAAAGACAAAAGGACACAGCCACGGTTCATCAACGATGCTGCAGGGATACACAATAATAAAAGATCCCAAGAACCAATTATCTACCAATCCAAATCCCCACCCCAGCCAGCCTACCAATTGCCCTCCCAGCCTCCTGCACAAACCCCAAGAAAGCCTGATGCTCCAGCACCAAGCCCAAAACCAGTCAACGGACCAGACACAATCCTTGAAAAACCATACGAGGATATCAAGTTGTTTTACAAAGTTGGGAAAGAACTGGGTAGAGGTCAATTTGGTGTAACTCATCTTTGTATTGAGATTTCAACTGGTAAGCAATATGCTTGCAAGTCAATATCAAAGAGGAAACTTGTTACCAAGAATGATAAGGAGGATATGAAGAGAGAGATTCAAATAATGCAGCATTTGAGTGGACAACCTAATATTGTCGAGTTTAAAGGTGCTTATGAAGATAAGCAATCTGTGCATCTTGTGATGGAAATATGTGCAGGAGGTGAGTTGTTTGATAGGATTATTGCTAAGGGACACTATAGTGAGAAGGAAGCTGCTACCATATGCAGGGCCATTGTCAATGTTGTGCATGCCTGTCATTTTATGGGTGTGATGCATAGGGATCTTAAGCCTGAAAATTTTTTGCTCTCTAGCAAGGATCACAATGCCCTTTTAAAAGCAACTGATTTTGGACTTTCAGTTTTCATCCAAGAAG GAAAGGTATATCGTGATATAGTTGGAAGTGCATATTATGTTGCTCCTGAAGTATTACGGCGCAGATATGGAAAGGAGATGGACATTTGGAGTGCAGGAGTCATTCTGTACATCTTGCTTAGTGGTGTACCTCCATTTTGGGCAG AAACAGAGAAGGGCATATTTGATGCCATTCTAAAAGGAGATATTGACTTTGACAGTCAGCCATGGCCATCAATATCAAGTAGTGCCAAGGACCTGGTCAGCAGGATGCTGACACAGGACCCAAAGAAAAGAATTACTTCTGCTCAAGTTCTTG ACCATCCATGGCTCAAGGAAGGTGGAGAGGCCTCAGATAAGCCAATTGATAGTGCAGTCCTTTCAAGGATGAAGCAATTCAGAGCAATGAACAAGCTGAAGAAAATGGCATTGAAA GTCATTGCAGAAAATCTTTGTACTGAAGAAATTCAAGGACTTAAGTCGATGTTTGCAAACATTGACACTGACAATAGTGGCACCATCACCTATGATGAACTAAAAGCTGGATTAGCTCGACTCGGATCAAAACTTACAGAAGCCGAAGTCAAGCAGCTTATGGAGGCA GCTGATGTTGATGGTAATGGGACAATAGACTATATCGAGTTTATCACGGCGACAATGCATAGGCACAGGCTAGAAAGAGATGAACATCTTTACAAAGCCTTTCAATATTTTGACAAGGATAATAGTGG GTTCATCACGACGGATGAGCTAGAAACAGCCATGAAAGACTTTGGAATGGGTGATGATGAAACAATCAAAGAGATAATATCTGAAGTCGACACGGATAAT GATGGTAGGATCAACTACGAAGAGTTCTGTACGATGATGAGAACGGGAAACCAGCACCAAGGCAGGCTCTTCTAA
- the LOC110611261 gene encoding protein translation factor SUI1 homolog isoform X1, whose protein sequence is MFVVHTCIQSLLLRVLLSSVLSNRYSSHQAKYMVELEFQIPGAFDPFIEAKDTGAPGVKEYVHIRIQQRNGKKKLTTVQGLPREFSYEKILKAVKKEFCCNGNVVHDKELGEVIQLQGDQRKNVQNFLVNAGLVKKEHIKIHGF, encoded by the exons ATGTTTGTTGTTCATACTTGCATTCAAAGCTTACTTCTGAGAGTTTTGCTATCTTCTGTTTTAAG TAATCGTTACAGTTCTCATCAAGCAAAATACATGGTTGAACTAGAATTCCAGATTCCTGGTGCTTTTGATCCATTCATTGAGGCCAAGGATACGGGTGCTCCTGGGGTGAAAGAGTACGTTCATATCAGAATCCAGCAAaggaatggaaagaaaaaactGACAACAGTTCAAGGGCTGCCCAGAGAATTCAGCTACGAGAAGATCCTAAAGGCTGTGAAGAAGGAATTCTGTTGTAATGGGAATGTTGTGCATGACAAAGAGCTTGGCGAGGTAATCCAGCTGCAGGGAGATCAAAGAAAAAACGTTCAGAACTTCCTCGTTAACGCTGGCCTTGTGAAGAAGGAACATATCAAGATACATGGTTTTTAG
- the LOC110611261 gene encoding protein translation factor SUI1 homolog isoform X2 translates to MVELEFQIPGAFDPFIEAKDTGAPGVKEYVHIRIQQRNGKKKLTTVQGLPREFSYEKILKAVKKEFCCNGNVVHDKELGEVIQLQGDQRKNVQNFLVNAGLVKKEHIKIHGF, encoded by the coding sequence ATGGTTGAACTAGAATTCCAGATTCCTGGTGCTTTTGATCCATTCATTGAGGCCAAGGATACGGGTGCTCCTGGGGTGAAAGAGTACGTTCATATCAGAATCCAGCAAaggaatggaaagaaaaaactGACAACAGTTCAAGGGCTGCCCAGAGAATTCAGCTACGAGAAGATCCTAAAGGCTGTGAAGAAGGAATTCTGTTGTAATGGGAATGTTGTGCATGACAAAGAGCTTGGCGAGGTAATCCAGCTGCAGGGAGATCAAAGAAAAAACGTTCAGAACTTCCTCGTTAACGCTGGCCTTGTGAAGAAGGAACATATCAAGATACATGGTTTTTAG